One Gymnogyps californianus isolate 813 chromosome 11, ASM1813914v2, whole genome shotgun sequence genomic window carries:
- the AP3S2 gene encoding AP-3 complex subunit sigma-2 isoform X4 — translation MINAILVFNNHGKPRLVRFYQHLAEEVQQQIIRETFHLVLKRDDHICNFLECGSLFGGSDYKLIYRHYATLYFVFCVDSSESELGILDLIQVHHILQEVVIGGMVLETNMNEIVAQVEAQSKLEKAEGGLSAAPSRAVSAVKNINLPEIPRNINIGDINIKVPNLSQFM, via the exons ATGATCAACGCCATCCTGGTGTTCAACAACCACGGCAAGCCGCGGCTCGTCCGCTTCTACCAGCACCTG GCGGAGGAGGTCCAGCAGCAGATTATCCGAGAGACTTTCCACCTGGTGCTGAAGCGGGACGACCACATCTGCAACTTCCTGGAGTGCGGCAG CCTGTTTGGCGGCTCGGACTACAAGCTGATCTACCGCCACTACGCCACGCTGTACTTCGTCTTCTGCGTGGACTCCTCGGAGAGCGAGCTGGGCATCCTGGACCTCATCCAG GTTCACCACATCTTGCAGGAGGTGGTGATAGGCGGCATGGTGCTGGAGACCAACATGAACGAGATCGTGGCGCAGGTGGAGGCCCAGAGCAagctggagaaggcagag GGAGGCCTCTCGGCCGCTCCTTCCCGCGCGGTCTCGGCTGTCAAGAACATCAACCTGCCAGAGATCCCTCGCAACATCAACATCGGAGACATCAACATCAAAGTGCCCAACCTGTCACAGTTCATGTGA
- the AP3S2 gene encoding AP-3 complex subunit sigma-2 isoform X5: MINAILVFNNHGKPRLVRFYQHLAEEVQQQIIRETFHLVLKRDDHICNFLECGSLFGGSDYKLIYRHYATLYFVFCVDSSESELGILDLIQVFVETLDKCFENVCELDLIFHMDKGGLSAAPSRAVSAVKNINLPEIPRNINIGDINIKVPNLSQFM; encoded by the exons ATGATCAACGCCATCCTGGTGTTCAACAACCACGGCAAGCCGCGGCTCGTCCGCTTCTACCAGCACCTG GCGGAGGAGGTCCAGCAGCAGATTATCCGAGAGACTTTCCACCTGGTGCTGAAGCGGGACGACCACATCTGCAACTTCCTGGAGTGCGGCAG CCTGTTTGGCGGCTCGGACTACAAGCTGATCTACCGCCACTACGCCACGCTGTACTTCGTCTTCTGCGTGGACTCCTCGGAGAGCGAGCTGGGCATCCTGGACCTCATCCAG GTGTTTGTGGAGACGCTGGACAAGTGCTTTGAGAACGTCTGTGAGCTGGACCTCATCTTCCACATGGACAAG GGAGGCCTCTCGGCCGCTCCTTCCCGCGCGGTCTCGGCTGTCAAGAACATCAACCTGCCAGAGATCCCTCGCAACATCAACATCGGAGACATCAACATCAAAGTGCCCAACCTGTCACAGTTCATGTGA
- the AP3S2 gene encoding AP-3 complex subunit sigma-2 isoform X1 — MINAILVFNNHGKPRLVRFYQHLAEEVQQQIIRETFHLVLKRDDHICNFLECGSLFGGSDYKLIYRHYATLYFVFCVDSSESELGILDLIQVFVETLDKCFENVCELDLIFHMDKVHHILQEVVIGGMVLETNMNEIVAQVEAQSKLEKAEGLAVTGPSRRQGGLSAAPSRAVSAVKNINLPEIPRNINIGDINIKVPNLSQFM; from the exons ATGATCAACGCCATCCTGGTGTTCAACAACCACGGCAAGCCGCGGCTCGTCCGCTTCTACCAGCACCTG GCGGAGGAGGTCCAGCAGCAGATTATCCGAGAGACTTTCCACCTGGTGCTGAAGCGGGACGACCACATCTGCAACTTCCTGGAGTGCGGCAG CCTGTTTGGCGGCTCGGACTACAAGCTGATCTACCGCCACTACGCCACGCTGTACTTCGTCTTCTGCGTGGACTCCTCGGAGAGCGAGCTGGGCATCCTGGACCTCATCCAG GTGTTTGTGGAGACGCTGGACAAGTGCTTTGAGAACGTCTGTGAGCTGGACCTCATCTTCCACATGGACAAG GTTCACCACATCTTGCAGGAGGTGGTGATAGGCGGCATGGTGCTGGAGACCAACATGAACGAGATCGTGGCGCAGGTGGAGGCCCAGAGCAagctggagaaggcagag GGGCTGGCGGTCACTGGTCCCTCCCGTCGGCAGGGAGGCCTCTCGGCCGCTCCTTCCCGCGCGGTCTCGGCTGTCAAGAACATCAACCTGCCAGAGATCCCTCGCAACATCAACATCGGAGACATCAACATCAAAGTGCCCAACCTGTCACAGTTCATGTGA
- the AP3S2 gene encoding AP-3 complex subunit sigma-2 isoform X6: MINAILVFNNHGKPRLVRFYQHLAEEVQQQIIRETFHLVLKRDDHICNFLECGSLFGGSDYKLIYRHYATLYFVFCVDSSESELGILDLIQGGLSAAPSRAVSAVKNINLPEIPRNINIGDINIKVPNLSQFM; the protein is encoded by the exons ATGATCAACGCCATCCTGGTGTTCAACAACCACGGCAAGCCGCGGCTCGTCCGCTTCTACCAGCACCTG GCGGAGGAGGTCCAGCAGCAGATTATCCGAGAGACTTTCCACCTGGTGCTGAAGCGGGACGACCACATCTGCAACTTCCTGGAGTGCGGCAG CCTGTTTGGCGGCTCGGACTACAAGCTGATCTACCGCCACTACGCCACGCTGTACTTCGTCTTCTGCGTGGACTCCTCGGAGAGCGAGCTGGGCATCCTGGACCTCATCCAG GGAGGCCTCTCGGCCGCTCCTTCCCGCGCGGTCTCGGCTGTCAAGAACATCAACCTGCCAGAGATCCCTCGCAACATCAACATCGGAGACATCAACATCAAAGTGCCCAACCTGTCACAGTTCATGTGA
- the AP3S2 gene encoding AP-3 complex subunit sigma-2 isoform X3, which produces MINAILVFNNHGKPRLVRFYQHLAEEVQQQIIRETFHLVLKRDDHICNFLECGSLFGGSDYKLIYRHYATLYFVFCVDSSESELGILDLIQVFVETLDKCFENVCELDLIFHMDKVHHILQEVVIGGMVLETNMNEIVAQVEAQSKLEKAEVNGDGGLSAAPSRAVSAVKNINLPEIPRNINIGDINIKVPNLSQFM; this is translated from the exons ATGATCAACGCCATCCTGGTGTTCAACAACCACGGCAAGCCGCGGCTCGTCCGCTTCTACCAGCACCTG GCGGAGGAGGTCCAGCAGCAGATTATCCGAGAGACTTTCCACCTGGTGCTGAAGCGGGACGACCACATCTGCAACTTCCTGGAGTGCGGCAG CCTGTTTGGCGGCTCGGACTACAAGCTGATCTACCGCCACTACGCCACGCTGTACTTCGTCTTCTGCGTGGACTCCTCGGAGAGCGAGCTGGGCATCCTGGACCTCATCCAG GTGTTTGTGGAGACGCTGGACAAGTGCTTTGAGAACGTCTGTGAGCTGGACCTCATCTTCCACATGGACAAG GTTCACCACATCTTGCAGGAGGTGGTGATAGGCGGCATGGTGCTGGAGACCAACATGAACGAGATCGTGGCGCAGGTGGAGGCCCAGAGCAagctggagaaggcagaggtgAATGGCGAT GGAGGCCTCTCGGCCGCTCCTTCCCGCGCGGTCTCGGCTGTCAAGAACATCAACCTGCCAGAGATCCCTCGCAACATCAACATCGGAGACATCAACATCAAAGTGCCCAACCTGTCACAGTTCATGTGA
- the AP3S2 gene encoding AP-3 complex subunit sigma-2 isoform X2, with the protein MINAILVFNNHGKPRLVRFYQHLAEEVQQQIIRETFHLVLKRDDHICNFLECGSLFGGSDYKLIYRHYATLYFVFCVDSSESELGILDLIQVFVETLDKCFENVCELDLIFHMDKVHHILQEVVIGGMVLETNMNEIVAQVEAQSKLEKAEGGLSAAPSRAVSAVKNINLPEIPRNINIGDINIKVPNLSQFM; encoded by the exons ATGATCAACGCCATCCTGGTGTTCAACAACCACGGCAAGCCGCGGCTCGTCCGCTTCTACCAGCACCTG GCGGAGGAGGTCCAGCAGCAGATTATCCGAGAGACTTTCCACCTGGTGCTGAAGCGGGACGACCACATCTGCAACTTCCTGGAGTGCGGCAG CCTGTTTGGCGGCTCGGACTACAAGCTGATCTACCGCCACTACGCCACGCTGTACTTCGTCTTCTGCGTGGACTCCTCGGAGAGCGAGCTGGGCATCCTGGACCTCATCCAG GTGTTTGTGGAGACGCTGGACAAGTGCTTTGAGAACGTCTGTGAGCTGGACCTCATCTTCCACATGGACAAG GTTCACCACATCTTGCAGGAGGTGGTGATAGGCGGCATGGTGCTGGAGACCAACATGAACGAGATCGTGGCGCAGGTGGAGGCCCAGAGCAagctggagaaggcagag GGAGGCCTCTCGGCCGCTCCTTCCCGCGCGGTCTCGGCTGTCAAGAACATCAACCTGCCAGAGATCCCTCGCAACATCAACATCGGAGACATCAACATCAAAGTGCCCAACCTGTCACAGTTCATGTGA
- the AP3S2 gene encoding AP-3 complex subunit sigma-2 isoform X7, which yields MINAILVFNNHGKPRLVRFYQHLVFVETLDKCFENVCELDLIFHMDKVHHILQEVVIGGMVLETNMNEIVAQVEAQSKLEKAEGGLSAAPSRAVSAVKNINLPEIPRNINIGDINIKVPNLSQFM from the exons ATGATCAACGCCATCCTGGTGTTCAACAACCACGGCAAGCCGCGGCTCGTCCGCTTCTACCAGCACCTG GTGTTTGTGGAGACGCTGGACAAGTGCTTTGAGAACGTCTGTGAGCTGGACCTCATCTTCCACATGGACAAG GTTCACCACATCTTGCAGGAGGTGGTGATAGGCGGCATGGTGCTGGAGACCAACATGAACGAGATCGTGGCGCAGGTGGAGGCCCAGAGCAagctggagaaggcagag GGAGGCCTCTCGGCCGCTCCTTCCCGCGCGGTCTCGGCTGTCAAGAACATCAACCTGCCAGAGATCCCTCGCAACATCAACATCGGAGACATCAACATCAAAGTGCCCAACCTGTCACAGTTCATGTGA